One Triticum dicoccoides isolate Atlit2015 ecotype Zavitan chromosome 5B, WEW_v2.0, whole genome shotgun sequence genomic window carries:
- the LOC119305182 gene encoding uncharacterized protein LOC119305182 isoform X1, producing the protein MQGGQFPESSYSVAEKFADETVKLQRIHRQRAHSRGNLEEDVFGGYVRSYGFNYVQDSNIAQGMMWIGFSGGRWSPLPVTVVLLGATREDGKIGQRIVEKTAKLSESSDLVLDAYFSTYCKQLGRYVVVYEQFDGPFFEGNTPQDIAGNFFGDLLRYRLNPFWVEKIRSLMDLLEHGRARSVTHGGLADPGSYVLSGQTVKLINVGREVAGHVVLKDLMDLRRFIKMDNYFNGNASAEWLTLDMLLGSHLVTRFNPGWKNVVVGHPMLLGSDVDIIAAFDGVYTSMGKLSSMKATRLANLLYRKFPGFYDERSIRNPRGPNDHHNNLRSSFPPNSVVFDGLFEYTYQGDPQLYGGDKIYLEIIRLARNCIHHAKDYDEILIDPEEMLMFMRANFNNYISTTYSLLHMVDDPGRIDGPYECDDKKKPSTSTMGDYFSVAFSKAKQSKKGRGRIGG; encoded by the exons ATG CAAGGGGGGCAATTCCCCGAATCGTCGTATAGCGTAGCAGAGAAGTTCGCAGACGAGACGGTGAAGCTGCAACGTATTCACAGGCAGAGGGCGCACAGTCGTGGAAACCTGGAG GAGGATGTGTTTGGTGGATACGTTAGATCTTATGGCTTCAACTATGTCCAGGATAGTAATATAGCTCAAGGCATGATGTGGATCGGCTTTTCTGGTGGGAGATGGTCACCACTTCCTGTCACAGTGGTCCTCTTAGGAGCGACACGCGAAGATGGAAAGATTGGGCAAAGAATCGTTGAGAAAACCGCGAAACTTTCTGAATCATCAGATTTGGTGCTAGATGCTTATTTTAGCACTTACTGCAAACAACTCGGGCGGTACGTAGTGGTGTACGAGCAATTCGATGGCCCCTTTTTCGAAGGCAACACACCGCAAGACATTGCTGGGAATTTCTTTGGGGATTTGTTAAGGTACCGGCTGAATCCATTCTGGGTAGAGAAGATAAG GTCATTGATGGATCTTCTTGAGCATGGGAGAGCGAGATCCGTGACACATGGTGGTCTTGCCGATCCGGGAAGCTATGTGCTTTCTGGACAAACCGTGAAGCTTATAAACGTGGGGCGAGAAGTTGCTGGTCACGTTGTCTTGAAAGATCTGATGGATCTCAGACGCTTCATAAAAATGGACAACTATTTCAATGGTAATGCCAGTGCAGAGTGGCTCACTCTTGACATGCTTCTCGGATCTCACCTTGTGACCCG CTTTAATCCTGGCTGGAAGAACGTTGTCGTGGGACACCCAATGTTATTGGGATCGGATGTGGATATAATCGCAGCTTTTGATGGGGTGTACACATCTATGGGAAAACTGAGTTCGATGAAAGCAACTAGGTTGGCCAACCTGTTGTACAGAAAGTTTCCTGGTTTCTACGACGAGCGGTCGATACGGAATCCTCGAGGACCTAATGACCATCACAATAATCTCAGGTCCAGTTTCCCACCAAATTCCGTTGTCTTCGATGGTCTCTTCGAATATACCTATCAGGGCGATCCACAATTGTATGGGGGTGATAAAATTTATCTAGAAATCATTAGACTCGCGAGGAATTGCATACACCATGCAAAAGATTATGATGAG ATATTGATAGACCCTGAAGAAATGCTTATGTTTATGAGAGCTAATTTTAACAATTACATCAGTACGACATACTCTTTGCTGCACATGGTGGATGATCCCGGGAGAATTGATGGCCCATACGAAT
- the LOC119305182 gene encoding uncharacterized protein LOC119305182 isoform X2 has translation MQGGQFPESSYSVAEKFADETVKLQRIHRQRAHSRGNLEEDVFGGYVRSYGFNYVQDSNIAQGMMWIGFSGGRWSPLPVTVVLLGATREDGKIGQRIVEKTAKLSESSDLVLDAYFSTYCKQLGRYVVVYEQFDGPFFEGNTPQDIAGNFFGDLLRYRLNPFWVEKIRSLMDLLEHGRARSVTHGGLADPGSYVLSGQTVKLINVGREVAGHVVLKDLMDLRRFIKMDNYFNGNASAEWLTLDMLLGSHLVTRFNPGWKNVVVGHPMLLGSDVDIIAAFDGVYTSMGKLSSMKATRLANLLYRKFPGFYDERSIRNPRGPNDHHNNLRSSFPPNSVVFDGLFEYTYQGDPQLYGGDKIYLEIIRLARNCIHHAKDYDEYDILFAAHGG, from the exons ATG CAAGGGGGGCAATTCCCCGAATCGTCGTATAGCGTAGCAGAGAAGTTCGCAGACGAGACGGTGAAGCTGCAACGTATTCACAGGCAGAGGGCGCACAGTCGTGGAAACCTGGAG GAGGATGTGTTTGGTGGATACGTTAGATCTTATGGCTTCAACTATGTCCAGGATAGTAATATAGCTCAAGGCATGATGTGGATCGGCTTTTCTGGTGGGAGATGGTCACCACTTCCTGTCACAGTGGTCCTCTTAGGAGCGACACGCGAAGATGGAAAGATTGGGCAAAGAATCGTTGAGAAAACCGCGAAACTTTCTGAATCATCAGATTTGGTGCTAGATGCTTATTTTAGCACTTACTGCAAACAACTCGGGCGGTACGTAGTGGTGTACGAGCAATTCGATGGCCCCTTTTTCGAAGGCAACACACCGCAAGACATTGCTGGGAATTTCTTTGGGGATTTGTTAAGGTACCGGCTGAATCCATTCTGGGTAGAGAAGATAAG GTCATTGATGGATCTTCTTGAGCATGGGAGAGCGAGATCCGTGACACATGGTGGTCTTGCCGATCCGGGAAGCTATGTGCTTTCTGGACAAACCGTGAAGCTTATAAACGTGGGGCGAGAAGTTGCTGGTCACGTTGTCTTGAAAGATCTGATGGATCTCAGACGCTTCATAAAAATGGACAACTATTTCAATGGTAATGCCAGTGCAGAGTGGCTCACTCTTGACATGCTTCTCGGATCTCACCTTGTGACCCG CTTTAATCCTGGCTGGAAGAACGTTGTCGTGGGACACCCAATGTTATTGGGATCGGATGTGGATATAATCGCAGCTTTTGATGGGGTGTACACATCTATGGGAAAACTGAGTTCGATGAAAGCAACTAGGTTGGCCAACCTGTTGTACAGAAAGTTTCCTGGTTTCTACGACGAGCGGTCGATACGGAATCCTCGAGGACCTAATGACCATCACAATAATCTCAGGTCCAGTTTCCCACCAAATTCCGTTGTCTTCGATGGTCTCTTCGAATATACCTATCAGGGCGATCCACAATTGTATGGGGGTGATAAAATTTATCTAGAAATCATTAGACTCGCGAGGAATTGCATACACCATGCAAAAGATTATGATGAG TACGACATACTCTTTGCTGCACATGGTGGATGA